The proteins below are encoded in one region of Pirellulales bacterium:
- a CDS encoding bifunctional 3,4-dihydroxy-2-butanone-4-phosphate synthase/GTP cyclohydrolase II, with the protein MSTRFSSIEKAVAAIAAGRIVIVVDAEDRENEGDFICAAEKATPETVNFMITHGRGQVCMPLLPEACERLKLGPMVETNTAPLGTAFTVPVDHRTAKTGITAQERATTIRALVDPHSTPADFVRPGHLFPLIAKEGGVLRRAGHTEAAVDLARLAGLSPAGVLCEILDGYGNRADREALFALAQQHHLEIISIEELIRYRRRSEKLVYRLSESAKLPTRYGQFEIIAYGVRYESQEPIVLVMGDLSSVSAPLVRLHSSCFTGDLLSSLRCDCGDQLQMALQMIGNEGAGVLVYLPQEGRGIGLIEKLKAYRLQDEGLDTVEANLALGYKADTRDYGVGIQLLKDLGLTKVRLLTNNPKKTDAFIYGGFDLQVVDQVPILPPINEHNAGYLATKREKLGHHLPESP; encoded by the coding sequence ATGTCCACCCGTTTTTCGTCGATCGAGAAAGCTGTCGCCGCCATCGCCGCGGGACGCATTGTCATCGTGGTCGATGCCGAGGATCGCGAAAACGAAGGGGACTTTATCTGCGCTGCCGAGAAGGCGACCCCCGAAACCGTCAACTTCATGATAACGCACGGTCGTGGGCAGGTATGCATGCCACTGTTGCCCGAGGCGTGCGAGCGGCTGAAGCTGGGACCGATGGTCGAGACCAACACGGCGCCGCTGGGCACGGCCTTTACGGTGCCGGTGGATCATCGCACGGCAAAGACGGGGATTACCGCGCAAGAGCGCGCGACGACGATTCGCGCCCTGGTCGATCCGCACAGCACGCCAGCAGATTTTGTCCGGCCTGGCCACCTATTTCCGTTGATCGCCAAGGAAGGGGGCGTGCTACGCCGCGCCGGCCATACCGAGGCCGCGGTCGATTTGGCGCGCCTGGCGGGGCTATCGCCGGCGGGAGTGCTGTGCGAAATCCTCGACGGATACGGCAACCGTGCTGATCGCGAGGCGCTGTTCGCCCTGGCGCAGCAGCACCATTTAGAGATTATCTCGATCGAGGAATTGATCCGCTATCGGCGCCGCAGCGAGAAGCTAGTGTATCGTTTGAGCGAATCGGCCAAACTGCCGACGCGCTACGGACAGTTCGAGATCATCGCCTACGGCGTGCGATACGAGAGCCAGGAACCGATCGTGCTGGTGATGGGTGACCTGTCGAGTGTTAGCGCTCCCTTGGTGCGGCTGCACTCTTCTTGCTTTACCGGCGACTTGCTCAGCTCGCTGCGCTGCGACTGCGGCGATCAGTTGCAAATGGCGCTGCAGATGATCGGTAACGAAGGGGCCGGCGTCCTGGTTTACCTGCCGCAGGAGGGACGCGGGATCGGACTGATCGAGAAGCTCAAGGCGTACCGCCTGCAGGACGAGGGGCTCGACACGGTCGAGGCCAACCTGGCGCTGGGCTACAAGGCTGACACGCGCGATTATGGCGTGGGCATCCAACTGCTCAAGGATCTTGGGCTGACGAAGGTCCGCCTGCTGACGAACAACCCCAAGAAGACCGACGCCTTTATCTACGGCGGCTTCGATCTGCAGGTGGTCGACCAGGTTCCGATTCTGCCGCCGATCAACGAGCACAACGCCGGATACCTCGCCACGAAGCGGGAAAAACTGGGCCATCATCTGCCCGAATCGCCGTAG